One window of the Niallia circulans genome contains the following:
- a CDS encoding response regulator, translated as MIRVLLVDDHEMVRIGVSSYLSAQTDIEVVAEAENGSKAVELALQLKPDVILMDLVMDEMDGIEATRQIIDAWQDAKIIIVTSFLDDEKVYPALQAGATSYMLKTSKASEIARAVRETYQGQIVLEPEVTDKMMTKMREKKSTPLHEELTTREMEILLLMAEGKSNQEIADQLFIALKTVKTHVSNILSKLQVQDRTQAVIYAFKHSLVE; from the coding sequence ATGATTAGAGTATTGCTAGTGGATGATCATGAAATGGTGCGGATTGGAGTCTCTTCTTATTTATCTGCACAGACAGATATTGAAGTTGTTGCAGAGGCGGAAAATGGCAGTAAAGCTGTCGAGCTTGCTCTTCAATTAAAGCCAGATGTGATTTTGATGGATTTAGTAATGGATGAAATGGATGGAATTGAGGCAACGAGGCAAATAATAGACGCTTGGCAGGATGCAAAGATTATTATTGTTACCAGTTTTCTTGATGATGAAAAGGTATATCCTGCTTTGCAGGCGGGGGCTACAAGTTATATGCTTAAAACATCCAAGGCGAGTGAAATTGCAAGAGCTGTGCGCGAAACATATCAAGGACAAATTGTCCTTGAGCCTGAAGTTACCGATAAAATGATGACAAAAATGCGAGAAAAGAAATCTACACCTCTGCACGAAGAGCTAACTACCCGAGAAATGGAGATTCTCTTGTTAATGGCGGAAGGGAAGAGTAATCAGGAAATTGCTGACCAATTATTTATTGCTCTAAAAACGGTTAAAACACATGTAAGCAATATATTAAGTAAACTGCAAGTACAGGATCGCACGCAGGCTGTCATTTATGCTTTTAAACACTCGCTTGTAGAATAA
- a CDS encoding magnesium transporter CorA family protein, translating to MKRYRLENWDWFQLLKEADIQKVSFEKGPLINTWFRDIKGNRSNYLHIDTSEEDQEVLSGSLIYHREIDKREDYEIFHFFLSRDTLITYDYKDNSLHIDGNNLLKEIKHAQTPIEGFMVILGKVMTDILYHIDAYEQQLEQLIWDVKQRNSIKTLDKVYQSRHELLVWKNVMIPFLEIRYSLEEAFGEEITKGKVYARVTKRIERGLILVEEYQKELNNLVDFEEVVSQHRGNEIMKTLTVFTTICTPIMAWGALWGMNFEIMPELKWKFGYVFSLAIIIGSTVVVYFYLKSRGWMGDLLKARKKNSFFR from the coding sequence GTGAAAAGATACCGTTTAGAGAACTGGGACTGGTTTCAGTTATTGAAAGAAGCGGATATACAGAAAGTTTCTTTTGAAAAGGGTCCATTAATAAACACATGGTTTCGCGATATAAAAGGGAATCGAAGTAACTATCTTCATATTGATACATCAGAAGAAGATCAAGAAGTATTAAGTGGTTCGCTTATATACCATAGAGAAATAGATAAAAGAGAAGATTATGAAATTTTTCATTTTTTCTTATCACGCGATACATTAATCACTTATGATTATAAGGATAATAGTTTACATATTGATGGAAACAATCTATTAAAAGAGATTAAGCATGCACAAACACCGATTGAAGGATTTATGGTTATTCTAGGAAAAGTAATGACAGATATTTTGTATCATATAGACGCTTATGAACAACAGTTAGAACAATTGATTTGGGATGTTAAACAAAGAAATAGTATAAAAACATTAGATAAAGTATATCAGTCTAGACATGAACTTCTTGTTTGGAAGAATGTCATGATTCCTTTTCTTGAAATCAGATACTCATTAGAGGAAGCTTTTGGCGAGGAAATCACAAAAGGAAAGGTATATGCTCGTGTTACTAAGAGAATCGAAAGAGGATTAATTTTGGTAGAAGAATATCAAAAAGAATTAAATAATCTCGTTGATTTTGAAGAAGTAGTATCCCAACATAGAGGAAACGAAATTATGAAAACACTGACGGTATTCACTACAATATGTACACCAATTATGGCTTGGGGAGCATTATGGGGAATGAACTTTGAAATTATGCCAGAACTAAAATGGAAATTCGGCTACGTTTTTTCTTTAGCAATAATTATTGGCTCCACGGTTGTTGTATATTTCTATCTTAAATCACGAGGGTGGATGGGGGATTTGTTAAAAGCCCGGAAGAAAAATTCTTTTTTTCGATAA
- a CDS encoding acyl-CoA thioesterase: MEESKFCSESLVVKTSIVFPTDTNTYGTLFGGKLMAYIDDTAAISAMRHARRGIVTASTDSVDFLYPIHEGNAVCLEAFVTYTGTSSMEVFVKVTAEDLISGERHLCALSFLTMVAIDENGKPTKVPKVIPQTEEEKSLYESAKERAEARKKRKKETEELAKKYRSY, from the coding sequence ATGGAAGAGTCAAAATTTTGTAGTGAGTCACTAGTGGTGAAAACAAGTATTGTTTTTCCAACAGATACTAATACTTATGGAACTTTATTTGGTGGCAAATTAATGGCCTATATTGATGATACAGCTGCTATCTCGGCGATGCGTCATGCAAGAAGAGGAATTGTTACTGCTTCGACTGATTCAGTCGATTTTTTGTATCCAATTCATGAGGGAAATGCTGTATGTCTAGAAGCTTTTGTTACCTATACAGGAACTTCTTCCATGGAGGTATTTGTAAAAGTAACAGCAGAAGATCTAATTTCTGGAGAGCGCCATTTATGTGCACTTAGCTTTCTAACGATGGTTGCCATCGATGAAAATGGAAAACCGACAAAAGTTCCCAAAGTTATTCCACAAACAGAAGAGGAAAAGAGCCTTTACGAATCAGCGAAGGAACGAGCGGAAGCACGAAAGAAACGGAAGAAAGAAACAGAAGAACTTGCAAAGAAGTATAGAAGTTATTGA
- a CDS encoding polysaccharide biosynthesis protein — protein MSSFYKGTFLLIVTAFFGECIEFIINMVMARELGEHGLGLFMTILPTIFLIVLLATFELPTSISKFIAEKDSKYHLSMLQQVLKWTIIFTIFLTTIASIIIPFIPIFYDYHPLLKWLVILLLPIISFTSIARGYFMGKQQMGKIAASNFLKKIIQLGLLVFLFQWFSFDLNTSVLIAFFTIVGSDTVVLLYLLHMFFVQYQRIKKGKNESMNGKVIWKDLLSVSIPTTGLRIFHALTHAIQPFLIKGALVASGITVANATEQYGMLAGIAMTIGFFPAFISHSFMTMLIPTVSKAYVQKDYAKLQRLLQQVMIITAIYGTISVGIFYFYADTLTMTFFHSTQAAIIVQLLWPYFLLHYFTIPMQAYLIGLGLLKDAVFHSVWATSFSYAAIYYLGSLSQLQMSGIAIGMNLGAVILASMHYLTICKKIGVSMWLTPVNKFQ, from the coding sequence ATGAGTTCATTTTATAAAGGGACCTTTTTATTAATTGTTACCGCGTTTTTTGGCGAATGTATTGAATTCATTATTAATATGGTAATGGCAAGGGAACTTGGAGAACATGGACTAGGTTTATTTATGACCATATTACCTACTATCTTTCTTATTGTACTGCTTGCTACCTTTGAATTGCCAACATCCATTTCGAAATTTATTGCTGAAAAAGATTCCAAGTATCATTTATCGATGCTGCAGCAAGTATTAAAGTGGACCATTATTTTTACTATTTTTCTAACCACCATCGCATCTATCATCATACCTTTTATCCCTATTTTTTATGATTATCATCCACTCTTGAAGTGGCTAGTTATTCTTCTATTGCCGATTATTTCCTTTACTTCTATTGCAAGAGGTTATTTTATGGGAAAACAGCAAATGGGGAAAATTGCAGCTTCTAATTTTTTGAAAAAAATTATTCAACTAGGTTTATTAGTCTTTTTGTTTCAATGGTTTTCCTTTGATTTAAATACTTCTGTATTGATTGCCTTTTTTACCATTGTAGGGAGTGATACAGTCGTATTATTATACTTATTGCATATGTTTTTTGTGCAATATCAACGAATTAAAAAAGGGAAAAATGAAAGCATGAATGGGAAAGTCATTTGGAAGGATTTATTATCTGTGTCTATTCCGACAACAGGTCTTCGAATATTTCATGCTTTAACACATGCCATTCAGCCTTTTCTTATAAAAGGAGCACTTGTTGCCTCAGGAATTACGGTAGCAAATGCGACAGAACAGTATGGAATGCTTGCAGGGATAGCGATGACAATAGGTTTTTTTCCAGCTTTTATATCCCATAGTTTCATGACAATGCTTATACCAACTGTTTCAAAAGCATATGTACAAAAAGATTATGCAAAACTACAAAGATTATTGCAGCAAGTGATGATCATAACAGCTATTTACGGAACCATATCTGTTGGGATTTTTTATTTTTACGCGGACACACTGACGATGACCTTTTTTCACTCTACTCAGGCAGCTATAATTGTGCAGCTTTTATGGCCCTATTTTTTACTTCATTACTTCACCATTCCCATGCAAGCATATTTAATTGGTTTGGGCTTGTTGAAAGATGCGGTTTTTCATAGTGTGTGGGCCACATCATTCTCCTATGCAGCGATTTATTATTTAGGATCTCTAAGCCAGCTTCAAATGAGCGGAATTGCAATTGGGATGAATTTAGGAGCAGTTATATTAGCTTCCATGCATTATTTAACAATATGCAAAAAAATTGGAGTTTCTATGTGGCTGACACCAGTGAATAAATTCCAATAA
- a CDS encoding RNA polymerase sigma factor — protein MESLINKTYTMGNQEELFEQVVKEYGKSIYIYILSLVKHKELAEDLYQEVLISAYTSFGSFEDHHKVKSWLYKIALNKCRDYWRKEKTSKKFWEESVYTYARDTSVALEPEETLMSKCEKEEMIDTLEELPNMYKEPLLLFYYHNQTLVEISNHTKTPLSTVKTRMKRAKDQLKPKVMNKKIVHL, from the coding sequence ATGGAATCCCTAATAAATAAAACATATACTATGGGAAATCAAGAAGAATTATTTGAACAAGTCGTGAAGGAATACGGAAAATCAATTTATATCTATATATTATCGCTTGTTAAGCATAAAGAACTAGCGGAAGATTTGTATCAGGAAGTATTAATTTCCGCGTATACCTCATTTGGCAGCTTTGAAGACCACCATAAAGTGAAAAGCTGGCTCTATAAAATTGCTCTAAATAAATGTAGAGACTACTGGAGAAAAGAGAAAACATCTAAGAAGTTTTGGGAAGAGTCTGTTTATACATATGCGAGAGATACTTCTGTGGCTTTGGAACCTGAGGAAACATTAATGAGCAAATGTGAAAAAGAAGAGATGATTGATACATTAGAAGAACTACCAAATATGTACAAAGAACCTTTACTGCTTTTTTATTACCACAATCAAACATTGGTAGAGATAAGCAACCATACAAAAACGCCGTTATCAACGGTCAAAACAAGAATGAAACGGGCGAAGGATCAATTGAAGCCAAAAGTTATGAATAAAAAGATAGTTCATTTATGA